The proteins below come from a single Penaeus vannamei isolate JL-2024 unplaced genomic scaffold, ASM4276789v1 unanchor898, whole genome shotgun sequence genomic window:
- the LOC138861108 gene encoding uncharacterized protein, translating into MTDSPATPSSPRGGGTTHDRSKTTTLNNGTPTNDRRERLAIPPARYLAVRCVNENHSLLNTNPFIIKKVLDGQVDGDFDFVKKLRDGSLLIKVQFKSQVNGLLKLTQLHDLKVRVTISVGPNTCKEVIFHRDLRTMDESEILENMKDQGYVYVGYERVQVRLYIQKPMRCNGCQKFGHTSLRCIDKDTDRFTCGKCAGAHDTSTCNRNPSKCANCGGSHQSGSAECSSLKKETEILAYMRGHDVSYLQAVSVRILQLKIKKLQNLRKPIKRNLRVDHYTMELSKS; encoded by the exons ATGACTGATTCCCcggctaccccttcttctcctcgaggAGGAGGGACGACCCATGACCGTTCTAAGACCACGACTTTGAATAATGGAACCCCAACTAATGACCGACGAGAACGACTTGCTATCCCTCCTGCAAGGTATTTGGCTGTCAGATGCGTGAATGAAAATCACTCACTTCTGAACACTAACCCCTTCATCATCAAGaaggtccttgatggtcaagtggacgGCGACTTTGATTTTGTCAAGAAATTGCGAGATGGTAGCCTCCTTATAAAAGTGCAATTTAAATCCCAGGTTAACGGCTTGCTTAAACTGACGCAGCTTCATGATTTGAAGGTTAGAGTAACTATTTCTGTTGGCCCAAATACCTGTAAGGAAGTAATCTTTCACAGGGATTTGAGGACAATGGATGAAAGcgaaattcttgaaaacatgaaggaCCAAGGT tatgtctatgttggaTACGAACGTGTCCAAGTAAGACTTTATATTCAAAAACCTATGCGCTGTAATGGATGCCAAAAATTTGGACACACCTCATTACGCTGCATTGATAAGGATACAGATAGATTTACTTGcggtaaatgtgctggagctcatgacaccaGTACATGTAATAGAAACCCTTCCAagtgtgctaactgtggaggtTCCCATCAGTCAGGCTCTGCCGAGTGCAGCAGCctgaagaaggagactgagatattagcatacatgagaggccatgatgttagttacc tgcaagcagtgtcagtcaggatcttgcagctaaagataaagaaattgcaGAACTTAAGGAAACCCATAAAACGTAATCTTCGCGTTGAccattatacaatggaactgtcgaagtcttag